Below is a genomic region from Drosophila virilis strain 15010-1051.87 unplaced genomic scaffold, Dvir_AGI_RSII-ME tig00000197, whole genome shotgun sequence.
GAATACGCGTGATAAGCGAGCTGGTGAACAGCGATTTGTTCTCTGCCTTGATCTCGTGGAATAGCACCTTACAAAATCGCGCATAGGTCGGCGCAAAGTTCGGCTCACTGATGGTCTTCTCAAATATGAGCAGCATAACCTGTTGGCAAGAAGAGATGCAATCAGAATTTGGTTAAAACATAGATTTTAGAATAAGAATTTCTTTCTCACATTTGTCATTTTGCCCTGGGTATCCATCTTAATGCTGGACATCTCCTTGAGCAGCACCTCAAAATTGTCCGGGGTCAGCTTGTTGAGTATGCCGCGTACTTTCTTCAGCACCGCTTCCATGTCATCATCCGGGTCTTGTTCCGTTGTGCTGAACATGGACATGCGACGCAGCGTCTCCGGCTGCCAGGCATTCTCGCATTCCGATAGCTTAATCTCCTCTTTGAGCGACAGCTGCACACGTATTATATCCATGTGCCGCTGATTGGAGCTGCCCATGCCGCCGGGCCCGGAGCTGTTGCCACTCGAATTGCCGCCCATCTGTTGATGGCCATCATGATGTTTCTTATTCGGCCCATGGCCATGACCGCGCCCGCGCTTAACAGACCCATAATCCATCGAATCGTGCGCGTGCTGATACTGCTGGCCATGCGGATTATGTGCGtgatgatgctgttgctgctgctgcgactgtcGCGAAACAAAAAGCTGTGCAATGCAGTCGCCCTTCTGACAGGGCACCAGCGGCGGCTTGCGTGAATCACTGAGCTTGGATAATTCGCGCAGCTCATCTATGTTGTACCTTATGAATTTGCTGATAGTGGCGCTCTTGGCGATTGAAGTCGGAGTTTTGACGCCCGCGGCCTTCTGAATTGAGCCAGATATTTTGGCTGGCTGATGCATGGGCGATGCCTTCTTGACGGGCACCTCAATCTTTTGAGTGCTAACCTTTGGTGCACAATCCACATTATCCTCGGACATGGTGGTCTGCGAGCTGGTCACATCGATGGGCTGTGAGCTAGACCAGGTCGAGCTACATATAAAACTGGAACTGTGTGCAGGTGTCTCCTCACTAAAGTCACCAAATTTCAGTTCGCCCACATTGCTCTCAACGCACTTGCTGGCAGTATCAGCGATAAGTTCGCCGCTGCCTGCGTTGCTCTCGGTTAACTTTTCGGCAATGCAAGCGCCGCTTAGTAAGTCTTCGTCCTCGCACATGGAACTGCTGCTGTTTAGGAATTCCAGCTGTGTCTCAGCTGGGCTGGGCGCATCGTCAAAACTCTTTTGCAGAAACTTGGCCACAATATCCTCGTTGGCCATGTGCTTGTCCAGCTGCTGTGTCATATCACACGAGTCTTTATCCTTGTCGTCAACTGAAAAACGCAAGCAGAAGATTAGTTACAGCCCAGTGGGTTGCCAGCTAATTCGGTTTACTTACATCTATGTTCGATGGCAGCCCCATCGTCATTGTTGCTGCTagaatgctgctgctgctgctctttggGTTGCTTGTCTCTTATGCTAGAACTTAAGCTAGAATTATTACTAGTTGCACTAAGCTTATCAGTCATCGAGGACGCCGTTTTGTCCAGCGTTGCGGACGCGACAGCGGCTGTCGCTTTAGTTGTTGTCACATATGTGATGAAGGTTTCGGCGCCACTTGTTGcactgttgttattgctgccgttgccgtttcCATTGCTCTTTGAGCTGCTTGTGGCGCCactcttgctgctgctattattattattattgttgttgccgggcACATTGCtgatgccgctgccgctggctgCTGTGCCGCTTGTGATGTTAGCGGaggctttttgctttttcttctCCTGCTCCTTGCGCTTTTGGGCCTTGCGTTGATTCTTTCGGCTCATGTTGTTTGGCGGCAAGGCAGCTGCAGACATAACTGGACTTGGCCCTGCTGTTGGCGCTGGAGTTGGGCTTGGCCCTcggcctgtgcctgtgcctggtGGTCCTGCCGCTCCCTTAACATGCTTCGGCTGTTGGAGCTGTTGCGACTTTTGCTGGTGTGTGGGCGTCGAGGCAGCTGACGAAGAACTCGACGGCAAGAGTGgcgcctgttgctgttgctgaacAGCTGCTGGTTTTTGTTTCTGGGTCTTTGTCGGACTAGCTGGAACCGTATCAGACCCCAAGCTTGTGCTCATCGCTTTTGTTGGATTCTGCAagagcggctgctgctgcgacaacgactgcggttgttgttgtgacgCTGAAGTGTGCTTGATGCTGGTCAAAATGCTGATTCCTTTGTTACTGCTGGTGGCTGCCTCTGCCACAGCATTGGCTATAGATGTTGGCGTTGCGGTGCCTGTAAAAGTTTTCACAATTAAACACGTGCATCAACTTAGACAAAATATACACCAACTTTGCTTGTTAGCCGACTTGGGGCGCTGCTTCTTGCTGGCTAGTGACTCCTCGAACAACACGGGCACGCCCGTGCTCCCACCAGTGGGAGATAAGTCATCGAAATGAGCATCCACGTTGCCGCAGGGTAACTCGGCTGCATTTTCTGAGGCATTGTCCACTTTAGATGGGATGGTgggatttaaaaaaaattgattaaacTTTTGTGACATATTTTGCAATCGCAATAAACTACCAGTCCATTCTTCGataatatataactatattattCTCCAATTATGATGTGATTAACACGTGTAAGCTTTGTTAAAattagcaacattttttacaaCTTTATTAAGTTAAGCTTATGAACGGAAAGAATACCTGAATTTGACTAAATAGTTTAACAAAAACTGAAAGGGAAACAATGGCAATCAATTGGTAATGATTCAAATAGAAGCAAGTCTTGCTTTGAATGTAGGCATAAATAATTTGGtttatatttaagaaattagCTTCACCAGCTATCGCTGGGTTCtaagtatattattttaatttttctcatGACCCCTTTCCTTTTTAAAAGATTTGATTTCTGAGAAAAATACCATATTCAAGAATATAATACAGTGAAAAATCTCTTGACTGTCGGGCTATTGTTTACTCTTCAAGAGAAGTGTCCTAATTTAAGGTGAATGGGTGTAGCCTTATTTATAACTACGTTGACTGAGCGCGTTATTCGCCTAAAAGAATGCGTTACAAGAGTTTTCCGCGTATTGTTCTTAATCTATCTGGAGCTTGGCTTATAAGATCAGACTCTAACGAAGTCTTAAAgcaatttgtgtgtgctgccATTTAAAGTAATCTTTTCGGTTGAAACTTACCATCATTATATTGCCAAAAGCTGAGGTGTTCGTCTGGATTGCCCGAGTGGGCCAGTATGTCCTTAACAATGACGCTGACCTTGTCCTCGTCGGTCAATGGGGGCGATGATGCAAATGCGGCTGGCTGACAGACGCTGACCGGCTGAGAAGCTTTCTCAGTTTGCATTTGATGATCCACCATGACGCCGGACAGCATCAAGGTAGTTGAGCCTGAATCCGATGATATAGCGGTCGATTGGTATTGGGGAATGCTGCTCTCGCTTCCCGTACTCGATGTGAGTGTGCAGTTCGAGtcttttttaatgaaaaccGATGAATTTGGATCCAGGACATTCTCCTTGGTGTCCGGATGAATGATGGGTATAGCATGCCGGCGCTCTTTGAATTTATCACCCCCAGCCAGCTGGGCGGCTGTGGTCAGTGAGGTGGACGAAAACGATACAGTCACACCAGGAACGGGTCCCACAGCTGTGGCACTGTTGCTCTGCAAATGAGGCGCATATGTGTGCAGTCCGGCCGTTGGAGCCGGCGCCGGCGCACTCATTCCGGCAGCCGCTATCATTGGCGCCGTGCTCAAGCTGGGCGGCGGCATAATCGGTAGGCTGGGACAGAATGTTTGCGGCATGTGAAAGGCTGCCGTACCATTTAGGGGTGTACTCCGTGAATTTATTAGGGGCTGaacagccgccgccgctgctgcgtTATTGACCAAAGTGGGACGCGGCGGCGGCGCAGCTGATGGCACCGCATACGCAAAATAGCTgggctgctgcggcggcgtcGAACGTTGCCCGCCACGCATATTGCCACGATGGCCGCCATTGCCGCCAGCGCTGCCTAcgggattgttgttgttgctgttgttatttagCGGCGCCGGCGGCATCGCCGTATGATAGTAGGTAATGGTCTGTTGTTGTGCTGCATTTGCGGCAGGTCCAGGATTAACGCCGTGCTGCTGTCCAGACGGCAactgttgtttctgttggGCTGCAGTCGCATAGAATCCGCCAGCGGGCGCTGCGTTACCACCGTTAGATGCAAAGGCTACGGTCTGTGCGCCAATTAGGCCGGGATGATTGAACGGCATATAGGTTGCCGATATATAGGTGGCCGTGCCAGTTCCACCCCCATTAGCGCCGGCCGGTGCGATCATGCCAGCTGATTGCGAAAAGTGCGGCGGCAGCGTCGGATTGCTGAGGGCGCGCACCAAACTTGTATTGCTGCTGGCTGGCGTAAGGACGCCATTCGCATGCGCGTGACCATGACCATGGCTGTGATGGTTATGGCCATGGGCATGTCCCAGCGAGCTATTGCTGGCGGCGCCACTCAGTTGTAGAGCGGCGCCACCGCTGCTGCcattactgctgctgctggacgaGTGTTGCGCGTGGTTCACGTACGGCAGCGCCGGCGGCGGCTGATTGGGATAAAAGATGATCGGCTGCTGTTGTatatgatgctgctgctgttgttgttgctgtatatgttgctgctgctgctgttgaagatgttgctgctgctgttgttgctgctgttgctgctgttgcagctgctgttgttgctgttgcggtaGGGGGTGGTGGTGATGATGAAGACTACCGAGACTCGAGACTCCGCTCTGCTGCGGCACGAACACCGCGTG
It encodes:
- the LOC6630530 gene encoding uncharacterized protein encodes the protein MFMPTGGGGKGNRPQSTHQQNHNHQTQHHQTSHGHTHSHHHHQNQSQQQQQQQQQQQQQPPPQQQQSRISHLHQQQDQQQQQAAHAVFVPQQSGVSSLGSLHHHHHPLPQQQQQQLQQQQQQQQQQQQHLQQQQQQHIQQQQQQQHHIQQQPIIFYPNQPPPALPYVNHAQHSSSSSSNGSSGGAALQLSGAASNSSLGHAHGHNHHSHGHGHAHANGVLTPASSNTSLVRALSNPTLPPHFSQSAGMIAPAGANGGGTGTATYISATYMPFNHPGLIGAQTVAFASNGGNAAPAGGFYATAAQQKQQLPSGQQHGVNPGPAANAAQQQTITYYHTAMPPAPLNNNSNNNNPVGSAGGNGGHRGNMRGGQRSTPPQQPSYFAYAVPSAAPPPRPTLVNNAAAAAAVQPLINSRSTPLNGTAAFHMPQTFCPSLPIMPPPSLSTAPMIAAAGMSAPAPAPTAGLHTYAPHLQSNSATAVGPVPGVTVSFSSTSLTTAAQLAGGDKFKERRHAIPIIHPDTKENVLDPNSSVFIKKDSNCTLTSSTGSESSIPQYQSTAISSDSGSTTLMLSGVMVDHQMQTEKASQPVSVCQPAAFASSPPLTDEDKVSVIVKDILAHSGNPDEHLSFWQYNDVDNASENAAELPCGNVDAHFDDLSPTGGSTGVPVLFEESLASKKQRPKSANKQSTATPTSIANAVAEAATSSNKGISILTSIKHTSASQQQPQSLSQQQPLLQNPTKAMSTSLGSDTVPASPTKTQKQKPAAVQQQQQAPLLPSSSSSAASTPTHQQKSQQLQQPKHVKGAAGPPGTGTGRGPSPTPAPTAGPSPVMSAAALPPNNMSRKNQRKAQKRKEQEKKKQKASANITSGTAASGSGISNVPGNNNNNNNSSSKSGATSSSKSNGNGNGSNNNSATSGAETFITYVTTTKATAAVASATLDKTASSMTDKLSATSNNSSLSSSIRDKQPKEQQQQHSSSNNDDGAAIEHRFDDKDKDSCDMTQQLDKHMANEDIVAKFLQKSFDDAPSPAETQLEFLNSSSSMCEDEDLLSGACIAEKLTESNAGSGELIADTASKCVESNVGELKFGDFSEETPAHSSSFICSSTWSSSQPIDVTSSQTTMSEDNVDCAPKVSTQKIEVPVKKASPMHQPAKISGSIQKAAGVKTPTSIAKSATISKFIRYNIDELRELSKLSDSRKPPLVPCQKGDCIAQLFVSRQSQQQQQHHHAHNPHGQQYQHAHDSMDYGSVKRGRGHGHGPNKKHHDGHQQMGGNSSGNSSGPGGMGSSNQRHMDIIRVQLSLKEEIKLSECENAWQPETLRRMSMFSTTEQDPDDDMEAVLKKVRGILNKLTPDNFEVLLKEMSSIKMDTQGKMTNVMLLIFEKTISEPNFAPTYARFCKVLFHEIKAENKSLFTSSLITRIQHEFESNVNDANAKAKKLQPTQERINACTDAAKKAELRAEMEDLEYQFRRRAWGTVRFIGELFKLQSLTSDRVLHCVESLLEHGCEEKLEYMCKLLTTVGHLLEAGPPEQYQSGVRIEKIFRRIQDIVQRSRGNSNNSRQHQFNIKISSRVRFMMQDVLDLRSRNWDQPVTTHSTAGSRQRHKQHDEPKAQPQQQQQQQHSGRGGHLPQQQQQQQQQQSNYQYQQQKQHHHHHGYNESSNYFMQKVPKAQQHENQSLSIDPNKLRFSSSNNDDAVTAKLGNSSHYQWRNASNRPVSAAPTTQPSLLKRMPPTTSSFNYPTYQQQTAPAAVGPLAANRNNNTEPSSVEVDFDGKQCQEMLTKLVEEVLSTRDWQSEVLAIWRNSNAKQQAAVAIIYYVLMDYVHRAEVKRQQRLACANVFSYLMQQEAFGRGSFAQAYGRFGEEFRDLLVDVPNGWTYVFEFLGPIMHEGGLEFKDVWQQRWLEDPQFTERFVRAFVSYFVQEFGAGYTHKLWHVDSKLDRGQLFWSDARKYRDFLQSNSFQFLEPNTTGIASMQRPKIARTQAEHVERISYLLRLSSDTAIDYINTNVHITVNFVRHLTKFLCCDFALTVISNPSAKNYNNNHSTNKNKLQLQLNVESFRRHCTPLLRLCIDAQEAHEIACIEETVDALQEHFALEMEDEMAAGETICSTWSVLYDCEVISRDSFDKWFKQELEHSAGYPRALMDKLRAFIEEM